From the Lolium rigidum isolate FL_2022 chromosome 2, APGP_CSIRO_Lrig_0.1, whole genome shotgun sequence genome, one window contains:
- the LOC124689618 gene encoding scopoletin glucosyltransferase-like, giving the protein MPFPDVGLPPGIENYMALTTLQVDCRAKFMRAVQLVQEPFHRFLADNRPDAVVSDSFFSCSADAAADHGVPRLVFTGTSVFARSCNETMLRSNPLQTTTANEGDPEALASLPGLPHRVELRRSQMMDPGKQPGAWAFYQSNNAADQRSFGEVFNSFHDLEPDYVEHFQTTLGRRAFLVGPVALATRDMAGTGANVNADVNKDRCLRWLDTKSAGSVVYISFGTATRFSPVELREISRGLDLSGMNFVWAISAGESTEWMPEGFAELTANVGDSRGFIIWGWAPQTLILNHIALGGFMTHCGWNSVLEAVSAGVPMVTWPRYADQFYNEKLVVEVLKVGVSVGARDYASAMENHDVIGGEVIAESIIALMENNEQGDAIRKKTNELGVKARSAVEKGGSSYSVVGRLMEELMARRRCSVGFRAAGGV; this is encoded by the coding sequence ATGCCGTTCCCCGACGTGGGGCTCCCGCCGGGCATCGAGAACTACATGGCCCTTACCACGCTCCAGGTAGACTGCCGCGCCAAGTTCATGCGAGCGGTGCAGCTGGTCCAAGAGCCATTCCACCGGTTCCTGGCCGACAACCGCCCCGACGCCGTCGTGTCCGACAGCTTCTTCAGCTGCTccgcggacgccgccgcggaTCACGGCGTCCCGCGGCTCGTGTTCACCGGCACCAGCGTGTTCGCGCGGTCCTGCAACGAGACCATGCTGCGCAGCAACCCGCTGCAAACGACGACGGCAAATGAGGGCGATCCTGAAGCTCTTGCTTCGCTGCCGGGGCTGCCGCACCGCGTCGAGCTTCGGAGGAGCCAGATGATGGACCCCGGGAAGCAGCCGGGGGCGTGGGCGTTCTACCAGAGCAACAACGCCGCCGACCAGAGGAGCTTCGGCGAGGTGTTCAACAGCTTCCATGACCTGGAGCCGGACTACGTGGAGCACTTCCAGACGACGCTCGGCCGCCGCGCGTTCCTTGTGGGGCCGGTCGCCCTCGCCACCAGGGACATGGCTGGGACCGGCGCCAACGTCAACGCCGACGTTAACAAGGACAGATGTCTGCGGTGGCTAGACACGAAGTCGGCTGGCTCAGTGGTGTACATCTCCTTTGGCACGGCAACACGTTTCTCGCCGGTGGAGCTGCGCGAGATATCCCGTGGCCTCGACCTTTCTGGCATGAACTTCGTGTGGGCTATCAGTGCCGGCGAAAGCACCGAGTGGATGCCTGAAGGCTTTGCCGAGCTGACGGCAAACGTCGGTGACAGCCGCGGCTTCATCATCTGGGGCTGGGCGCCGCAGACGCTCATCCTGAACCACATCGCCCTCGGCGGGTTCATGACGCACTGTGGCTGGAACTCTGTGCTGGAGGCCGTGAGCGCCGGCGTGCCGATGGTGACATGGCCGCGGTACGCCGACCAGTTCTACAACGAGAAGCTCGTCGTGGAGGTGCTCAAGGTAGGCGTCAGCGTCGGCGCCAGGGACTACGCCTCGGCCATGGAGAACCATGACGTGATCGGCGGCGAGGTGATCGCTGAATCCATCATAGCACTCATGGAAAACAACGAGCAGGGCGACGCTATACGGAAGAAGACTAATGAGCTCGGTGTCAAGGCGAGGAGCGCGGTGGAGAAGGGTGGATCTTCGTACAGCGTTGTCGGACGGCTGATGGAGGAGCTGATGGCCCGCCGGCGGTGCTCCGTCGGCTTCCGGGCAGCAGGTGGAGTTTGA